A genome region from Natronolimnobius baerhuensis includes the following:
- a CDS encoding AI-2E family transporter, whose protein sequence is MDLRIGFLLLLVALLGAISVLLALPLLQYIMAAVLLAFVLFPLHDRLEGRTVRVRGTAITISPRVSAGVVTVFGILATVIPLLIFTVLLLQTVLSFVNDLGDVDLVETARTTARELGFDETVLNGLEAALSSELEGFLNRGLEFALQELLRLLDTSFQVGLGLLVLVFLLYYFLVDGRRLVAWIGSVAPIDDEVRRELIDEVDAVTWAVLRSHVLVAIAEGVLGGIGLYVLGVPNVAFWTVVMIIVSFLPAIGVWLVWGPIVGYLFVMGDSVGASLLLVYGFTVLSVVDNYLRAVLVDLESGVHPGTVLIGVIGGLYLFGMLGLLLGPVLLATFKAVVEVFSEAYDPAERTERTPSP, encoded by the coding sequence ATGGATCTCCGCATCGGCTTTCTCCTGTTACTGGTGGCTCTCCTCGGGGCGATCAGCGTCTTGCTTGCCCTCCCCTTGCTGCAGTACATCATGGCGGCCGTCCTGCTGGCGTTCGTGCTCTTCCCGCTTCACGACCGACTCGAGGGAAGGACGGTACGCGTCCGTGGAACCGCCATCACGATTTCGCCGCGCGTGTCGGCGGGCGTTGTGACCGTGTTCGGCATTCTGGCCACGGTCATTCCGTTACTCATTTTCACGGTTTTGCTGTTACAGACCGTCCTCTCGTTCGTCAACGACCTCGGCGATGTGGACCTCGTCGAAACCGCTCGAACGACCGCTCGCGAACTGGGGTTCGACGAGACGGTTCTGAATGGTCTCGAGGCGGCCCTCTCCTCTGAACTTGAGGGTTTTCTCAATCGTGGTCTCGAGTTCGCCCTCCAGGAACTGCTCCGGTTGCTGGACACGAGCTTTCAGGTCGGACTCGGGCTGTTGGTGCTAGTGTTCTTGCTCTACTACTTCCTCGTTGATGGCCGACGGCTGGTCGCCTGGATTGGATCGGTTGCACCGATTGACGACGAGGTTCGCCGGGAGCTGATCGATGAGGTCGACGCTGTTACGTGGGCGGTGCTGCGGAGTCACGTCCTCGTTGCGATTGCGGAAGGCGTACTCGGTGGAATCGGCCTCTACGTCCTCGGCGTTCCGAACGTCGCGTTCTGGACGGTCGTAATGATTATCGTCTCGTTTCTCCCCGCCATCGGCGTCTGGCTGGTCTGGGGACCCATTGTGGGCTATCTTTTCGTCATGGGTGATTCGGTCGGTGCGAGCTTGCTGCTGGTCTATGGCTTTACGGTCCTTTCCGTAGTAGACAATTACCTGCGCGCCGTGCTGGTAGACCTTGAGTCCGGCGTCCACCCGGGGACCGTCCTGATCGGCGTCATCGGCGGCCTCTACCTCTTCGGAATGTTAGGATTGCTGCTCGGGCCGGTCCTCCTGGCGACGTTCAAGGCCGTCGTCGAAGTCTTCAGCGAGGCGTACGATCCCGCCGAACGGACTGAGCGGACTCCATCGCCTTGA
- a CDS encoding metal-dependent hydrolase yields MMLPTHALAGMALVLPLVATAPEFASIALVAGLLGGVFPDLDLYAGHRKTLHFPVFYSAVATVAVVVAALIPTTATVGVAVFLLGAAVHCVTDVFGSGLELRPWEGRSEKAVYDHYRGTWIAPRRLVRYDGSPGDLLLSVALSVPLLWTLEGAFQWVVIGALAVAIVYAALRRALADLAAVVVRVLPAGVLPYVPERYLEDFGPDRA; encoded by the coding sequence ATGATGCTCCCGACCCACGCCCTCGCGGGGATGGCGCTCGTGTTACCGCTGGTAGCTACGGCGCCGGAGTTCGCGTCCATCGCACTCGTTGCGGGGTTACTCGGTGGCGTCTTCCCGGATCTGGATCTGTACGCCGGCCACCGCAAGACCCTCCACTTTCCCGTGTTTTACAGCGCCGTCGCCACCGTCGCGGTCGTCGTCGCGGCGCTGATTCCCACGACGGCGACCGTCGGCGTCGCCGTCTTCCTGCTCGGCGCTGCCGTCCACTGCGTGACCGACGTCTTCGGCAGCGGCCTCGAGTTGCGTCCCTGGGAGGGGCGCTCCGAGAAGGCGGTGTACGATCACTATCGCGGGACCTGGATCGCACCTCGTCGCTTGGTTCGATACGATGGCTCACCCGGCGACCTGTTGTTGTCGGTCGCACTGTCGGTCCCCCTGCTGTGGACGCTCGAGGGGGCGTTCCAGTGGGTCGTGATCGGTGCCCTCGCCGTTGCAATCGTTTATGCTGCACTCAGGCGCGCTCTCGCGGATCTCGCCGCCGTCGTCGTCCGCGTGCTTCCGGCAGGGGTGTTGCCGTACGTTCCCGAGCGCTACCTCGAGGATTTCGGACCTGATCGTGCCTGA
- the tnpA gene encoding IS200/IS605 family transposase, whose protein sequence is MVKSTRHAKYELYYHIVFIPKYREPRLTGATKERLKTIFVEICDDKDLELVEAEIMPDHVHLFVGSPPRNEPSLLVNWLKGISARYYNQRYDDRIKWTRSYYVGTAGSVSKDVHKSNALVGQSEADGF, encoded by the coding sequence ATGGTGAAGAGCACTCGTCACGCGAAATACGAACTCTACTACCACATAGTATTCATCCCGAAGTACCGGGAGCCGCGTCTGACGGGCGCAACCAAAGAACGTCTCAAAACCATCTTCGTGGAGATATGCGACGACAAAGACCTTGAACTTGTAGAGGCCGAAATCATGCCTGACCACGTTCACCTGTTCGTGGGAAGCCCGCCGCGCAACGAACCGTCGTTGCTCGTCAATTGGCTCAAAGGCATCTCCGCGCGGTACTACAATCAGCGATACGACGACCGTATCAAATGGACACGCTCGTACTACGTCGGAACGGCGGGTAGTGTCTCGAAGGACGTTCACAAGAGCAACGCTCTTGTGGGCCAATCAGAAGCCGATGGCTTCTGA
- a CDS encoding RNA-guided endonuclease InsQ/TnpB family protein: MKRVNTFRVAPQSDEDEELLRRLLDASASLWNELNYERRQNYFADDDSSVWDTDEYRGRYNGIVGSATVQQLTRKNSEAWRSFFSLKESGDCANPPGYWGNEEDGRTLRTYIRCNQYTLEWGKRSRLEIPVGQDLKEEYGLGYHDRLRLEVRGNPKWDGKQGRLEITYDETSDTYRAFQPVTVPDSRQDSPLADETAALDVGANNIVACSVSTGSQYLYEGRDLFERFRETTTEIGRLQSKLPEGRYSSNRIRRLYRQRTRRRDHAMNAVARDLVERLYDEGVATVYVGDLTDVLESNWSVRANAKTHNFWAFRAFINRLACVCEEYGIVIEARTEAWTSQECPDCGEREGTVRHEDTLTCPCGFEGHADLTASETFLKRETSGEVGPMARPARFKWDDHSWSASSCACPNEQRANPQVASVGR; the protein is encoded by the coding sequence ATGAAGCGCGTCAACACCTTCCGAGTAGCCCCACAGTCCGACGAGGACGAAGAGCTACTTCGGCGGCTGTTGGATGCTTCCGCAAGCCTGTGGAACGAACTGAACTACGAGCGTCGACAGAACTACTTCGCCGACGACGATTCGAGCGTGTGGGATACCGACGAATACCGAGGACGCTACAACGGTATCGTAGGGTCCGCGACCGTCCAACAGCTCACACGAAAGAACAGCGAAGCATGGCGGTCGTTCTTCTCGCTGAAAGAAAGCGGCGACTGCGCGAACCCACCGGGCTACTGGGGCAACGAAGAGGATGGGCGAACGCTCCGTACCTACATCCGTTGCAATCAGTACACGCTCGAATGGGGCAAGCGTAGTCGTCTCGAAATCCCCGTCGGGCAAGACCTGAAAGAAGAGTACGGTCTTGGCTACCACGACCGCCTTCGCCTCGAAGTGCGAGGGAACCCGAAGTGGGATGGCAAACAGGGCCGTCTCGAAATCACCTACGATGAAACGAGTGATACGTACCGAGCTTTTCAACCTGTCACCGTGCCTGATTCTCGGCAGGATTCACCACTGGCGGATGAAACCGCCGCTCTGGACGTAGGCGCGAACAACATCGTCGCGTGTTCGGTTTCGACCGGCTCGCAGTACCTCTACGAAGGACGCGACCTGTTCGAGCGGTTTCGTGAGACGACGACGGAAATCGGCCGTCTACAGTCGAAGTTGCCCGAAGGGCGCTACAGTAGCAACCGTATCCGGCGGCTCTACCGACAACGAACGCGCCGACGGGACCACGCGATGAACGCTGTTGCCCGCGACCTCGTAGAACGGCTCTACGACGAGGGCGTTGCGACGGTGTACGTCGGGGACTTAACCGATGTTCTCGAATCGAATTGGTCGGTTCGGGCGAACGCGAAAACGCACAACTTCTGGGCGTTCCGCGCGTTCATCAACCGTCTCGCCTGCGTTTGTGAGGAATACGGTATCGTCATCGAAGCGCGGACGGAAGCGTGGACCTCGCAAGAGTGTCCCGACTGTGGGGAGCGAGAGGGGACTGTGCGCCACGAGGATACGTTGACGTGCCCCTGCGGTTTCGAGGGTCACGCGGATCTCACGGCGTCTGAGACGTTCTTAAAACGCGAAACGAGCGGCGAAGTCGGGCCGATGGCACGGCCTGCACGGTTCAAGTGGGACGACCATTCATGGTCAGCGTCATCATGCGCTTGTCCCAACGAACAGCGTGCGAACCCGCAAGTTGCCTCCGTGGGTCGGTAG
- a CDS encoding ATP-binding protein: MDQFVNRIDELERLQALYESDAAELAIIYGRRQIGKSELVRQSIVDRDDAVYYQAVQGTATTQLRRFVEAAATTYPDITAVKEEWEPLLTYLTDRDAIIVIDEFPYLIESNEGLPSVIQHLWDTAVEESQATLVLTGSAIGMIHTHVLDGGAPLYGRVSQTPNGRLELTQLPFRSIQEFVPTYDPEERVFVYGVFGGTPRYLSPLDPSQSLGENITRLLCDLDGPLHDEPETVLQMELNEVNTYFSVLESMASGSRSRNEIAQGADIESTNTSYYFDRLETLQIIEKHHPALADPARSKRTRYQIRDPVFRFYFRYLYGRGGQYELYGENAYADLIEPELPDFVSETFESLCHQAVPALYADYQLTQVPSQWWYKGREVDVVAPTDESTLIAGEAKFTNTPLGYDVLADLEDDMEHIDWTPIGGGEPTYELALFSRSGFKRSVKEAADERDDLCLFDLSDIVAVLESKTDQ; encoded by the coding sequence ATGGACCAGTTCGTCAATCGTATCGATGAACTCGAGCGGTTGCAGGCCCTCTATGAGAGTGACGCTGCAGAACTCGCAATTATCTATGGGCGCCGCCAGATCGGCAAGAGCGAACTCGTCCGCCAATCGATTGTCGACCGCGACGATGCCGTGTACTATCAGGCAGTCCAAGGAACAGCGACGACACAGCTGAGGCGATTTGTCGAGGCAGCAGCGACGACCTATCCAGACATCACTGCTGTCAAAGAGGAATGGGAACCACTCTTAACGTATCTCACCGACAGAGACGCCATCATCGTCATCGACGAATTCCCGTACCTCATTGAATCGAATGAGGGACTTCCATCGGTCATTCAACACCTGTGGGATACAGCTGTCGAGGAGAGTCAGGCGACGCTCGTACTCACAGGCTCTGCAATCGGCATGATTCATACCCACGTCCTCGATGGCGGTGCGCCACTCTACGGCCGGGTATCCCAGACACCGAATGGCCGCCTCGAACTCACCCAGCTACCGTTTCGTTCCATCCAAGAGTTCGTGCCGACGTACGATCCCGAAGAACGGGTGTTCGTCTATGGCGTCTTCGGCGGCACACCCCGATATCTCAGCCCTCTCGATCCATCACAGAGTCTCGGAGAAAACATCACGCGGCTGTTGTGCGACCTGGATGGTCCACTCCACGACGAGCCCGAAACCGTCCTCCAGATGGAGCTCAACGAGGTGAACACGTATTTCTCCGTACTGGAATCGATGGCCAGCGGGAGCCGCAGTCGAAACGAGATCGCCCAGGGAGCCGACATCGAGAGCACCAACACATCGTACTACTTCGACCGGCTGGAAACACTCCAGATCATCGAGAAACACCATCCGGCGCTCGCCGACCCAGCGCGCAGCAAGCGGACTCGGTACCAGATTCGAGATCCCGTATTCCGGTTTTACTTCCGGTATCTCTACGGCCGCGGGGGACAGTACGAACTCTACGGCGAGAACGCCTACGCGGATCTCATCGAACCGGAATTGCCCGACTTCGTCAGCGAAACGTTCGAATCGCTCTGTCACCAGGCGGTACCGGCGCTCTATGCAGACTACCAGCTCACACAGGTGCCAAGCCAGTGGTGGTACAAGGGCCGGGAGGTAGATGTCGTCGCACCAACTGACGAGTCAACGCTGATCGCTGGCGAAGCGAAATTTACCAACACCCCCCTCGGTTATGACGTACTCGCTGACCTCGAGGACGACATGGAGCACATCGACTGGACACCCATTGGAGGTGGTGAGCCGACGTATGAACTCGCCTTATTCAGCCGATCCGGGTTCAAACGCTCTGTCAAGGAAGCTGCAGACGAGCGTGATGATCTTTGTCTCTTCGATCTATCTGATATAGTTGCTGTTCTTGAAAGTAAAACCGACCAGTAA
- a CDS encoding AbrB/MazE/SpoVT family DNA-binding domain-containing protein produces the protein MSGIEKRRVGDRGQVTLPKEMREEFDIGGGDEVEIRKESGKIIIEKPITREDLAAGYRARADRLRELHDEMNGVSQEADEYLGDAPEWE, from the coding sequence ATGAGTGGAATAGAAAAACGACGAGTCGGCGACCGCGGACAGGTCACTCTCCCCAAGGAGATGCGCGAAGAGTTTGACATCGGCGGCGGTGACGAGGTGGAAATCCGCAAAGAGTCGGGGAAAATCATCATCGAGAAACCAATCACTCGAGAGGATCTTGCGGCCGGCTATCGTGCGCGAGCCGATCGCCTTCGAGAACTCCACGATGAGATGAATGGCGTATCGCAGGAGGCCGACGAATATCTCGGCGACGCCCCGGAGTGGGAGTAG
- a CDS encoding type II toxin-antitoxin system PemK/MazF family toxin, whose amino-acid sequence MEVRRGDIVIVQLDSTKGSEQRGTRPCLVVQNNVGNENAPTTIVVPFTTSFDDELYPFEVLVKADECHLREDSVAMCSQIRTVSIEHRINTVVGSIPEERMRDVDTALEYSLGLRGSW is encoded by the coding sequence ATGGAGGTACGCCGGGGCGACATCGTGATCGTCCAACTTGACTCGACAAAAGGTTCAGAACAACGGGGGACGCGACCATGTCTCGTCGTCCAGAATAACGTTGGGAACGAAAACGCACCCACGACGATTGTCGTCCCGTTTACGACGTCGTTTGATGATGAGTTGTATCCGTTCGAAGTGCTCGTGAAGGCCGATGAGTGCCACCTTCGAGAGGATTCCGTCGCAATGTGCAGCCAGATCCGAACGGTGTCAATCGAACATCGAATCAACACCGTCGTCGGATCCATTCCTGAAGAGCGAATGCGTGACGTCGATACCGCACTCGAGTATAGTCTTGGGCTGCGCGGCTCGTGGTGA